The Synchiropus splendidus isolate RoL2022-P1 chromosome 8, RoL_Sspl_1.0, whole genome shotgun sequence genome has a window encoding:
- the actr1b gene encoding actin related protein 1B — translation MESYDILANQPVVIDNGSGVIKAGFAGDQIPKYCFPNYVGRPKHVRVMAGALEGDLFIGPKAEEHRGLLSVRYPMEHGIVNDWNDMERIWQYVYSKEQLQTFSEEHPVLLTEAPLNPSKNREKAAEVFFETFNVPALFISMQAVLSLYATGRTTGVVLDSGDGVTHVVPIYEGFAIPHSIMRVDIAGRDVSRYLRLLLRKEGYNFNTSAEFEVVRTVKERACYLSLNPQKDETLETEKAQYVLPDGSTLNIGPARFRAPELLFRPDLIGDESSGIHEVLAYAIQKSDMDLRRTLFSTIVLCGGSTLIKGFGERLLTEVKKLAPKDVKIKISAPQERLYSTWIGGSILASLDTFKKMWVSKREYEEDRARAIHRKTF, via the exons GGGTCAGGGGTCATCAAGGCCGGCTTCGCTGGAGACCAGATCCCCAAATACTGTTTCCCCAACTA tgtgGGACGGCCCAAGCACGTGCGGGTGATGGCGGGCGCCCTGGAAGGAGACTTGTTCATTGGACCCAAAGCCGAG GAGCACCGGGGGCTGCTGTCGGTCAGGTACCCCATGGAGCATGGCATCGTCAACGACTGGAACGACATGGAGCGGATCTGGCAGTACGTCTACTCCAAAGAGCAGCTGCAGACCTTCTCAGAGGAG CACCCGGTCCTCCTAACGGAAGCGCCCCTCAACCCCAGCAAGAACAGAGAGAAGGCGGCTGAGGTGTTCTTCGAGACCTTCAACGTGCCGGCGCTCTTCATCTCCATGCAGGCCGTCCTCAGCCT GTATGCCACAGGCCGGACCACCGGGGTGGTGCTGGACTCCGGGGATGGCGTGACACATGTGGTGCCCATCTATGAGGGCTTCGCCATCCCCCACTCCATCATGCGCGTGGACATCGCAGGTCGAGACGTGTCACGGTACCTGCGCCTCCTGCTGCGTAAGGAGGGGTACAACTTCAACACCTCGGCTGAGTTCGAGGTTGTCCGCACTGTCAAAGAG agGGCCTGCTACCTGTCCCTCAACCCTCAGAAGGATGAGACCCTGGAGACAGAGAAGGCCCAGTACGTCCTCCCTGATGGAAGCACCTTGAAC ATCGGACCGGCCCGTTTCAGAGCTCCGGAGCTGCTCTTCAGACCCGACCTGATCGGAGACGAGAGCTCAGGGATCCACGAGGTCCTGGCCTACGCTATCCAGAAGTCAGACATGGACTTGAGACGCACACTCTTCTCCACCATCGTGTTGTGTGGCGGATCCACGCTCATCAAAG GTTTTGGCGAGCGACTCCTGACTGAAGTCAAGAAGCTGGCGCCAAAAGACGTGAAGATCAAG ATTTCGGCTCCACAGGAGAGACTCTACTCCACGTGGATCGG cGGCTCCATCCTGGCATCGTTGGACACCTTCAAGAAGATGTGGGTGTCCAAGCGGGAGTATGAAGAAGACAGAGCTCGTGCCATCCACAGGAAGACCTTCTAG